The stretch of DNA GCCGAGCTGGGGCTCTATCTGCTGGGGGTGATCCATCTCTATTTTGACCTCGCCGTCGACAGTTCCGAAGCCCTTCATGGAACATCCGGCCACGTCTCCGGCCTTGGCGAAGCCGTAGGGAGACTTGCGATCCACATGGGTGACGATTGGCTCCATGGTCTGGGAGAACTTCTCGACCTTCCAGCCGATGGCGTCGGCGATCATGTTGATCGATTCGGAGAAACCGACGTGTCCGGCCAGCTCGCCGTTGGCGCTCTTGGTACGGAACTCGTCCTCGGTGATGCCTATGCCCTGCTCCTCCATAACGGCCGGACCGAAGGGGGACAGGCTGTTGACCCTGCGGGCTATGATGTGGTCGACCGATTCGCAGGCACCGGTGAAGAGGACGACCAGCAGGTCCATCATCAGGCCGGGGTTGATGCCGGTGCCGAGGACGGTGACTCCGTTGGCCTTGGCCAGCTTGTCTATTTCTGCGGCCAGCTCCGGCTCCTGAGCCTTGGGATAGGCCATCTCCTCGGCGCTGGAGACCACGTTGATCTTCCTCTCGACGACGAACTTTATCTTGTCGAAGGCACCCTTGACGAAGGAATCGGTGCAGAGAAGCACCACATCGGCGGCTCCGGGAACGATGACGTCCTCGGCGGCTCCGATAAGGACGTCGGGGCGGTCCCCTCTGGGCATATCGAGGAAATCGTACATGCTCTTGCCCAACTTGGCACCGCGGCCTACGACGCCGACTATCTCGAATCCGGTCTTCTTGAGCATCATCTCCGCCATACCTCTGCCCATCGCACCAAGACCCCAAATGATTACCTTAACGTTCTCCTTACGCATCTCGTGAACCTCCCCTGAAAATTGTGTCCCCATCGCAGCGACGATCCGCTGTCTCCATAGACCATGGCCTCAACTTAAAACCCCAAAAATGAACTTTAGATCAAAAAAAGTACAATCTCTAGGCACAACATACACCGAATTATCGAAACTGTCCAGCCCCTTAAAAAAGGTCTATTCAAAGTTTTTTTCCAGACCTTCAGCCTTCCCCGATCCCTTGCCCCATGGGAGCTCGAAAAAAAACGATCTCTGTCATTTCACAATAATGGGTCTATTGTGCTATTATGAATATGCGTCGCGAAATTAGGCTTTTCCGGGCCGGCCTATCTCCGAATCTCCGAGAGATAAGCGAAACCCCTAGAGAAGATGAGG from Dethiosulfovibrio russensis encodes:
- the ord gene encoding 2,4-diaminopentanoate dehydrogenase, with protein sequence MRKENVKVIIWGLGAMGRGMAEMMLKKTGFEIVGVVGRGAKLGKSMYDFLDMPRGDRPDVLIGAAEDVIVPGAADVVLLCTDSFVKGAFDKIKFVVERKINVVSSAEEMAYPKAQEPELAAEIDKLAKANGVTVLGTGINPGLMMDLLVVLFTGACESVDHIIARRVNSLSPFGPAVMEEQGIGITEDEFRTKSANGELAGHVGFSESINMIADAIGWKVEKFSQTMEPIVTHVDRKSPYGFAKAGDVAGCSMKGFGTVDGEVKIEMDHPQQIEPQLGGVDTGDYVIIKGTPDVNMANKPEIPGGIGTIAMCVNMIPHVINSRPGLKTMLDLPVPRAIMGDVRAMIEED